From Fusobacterium varium:
GCTAAAGGTGTAAAAGACCTTACTGTTATAGGTAATGACACAGGATTCCCAGACAAAGGAATTGGAAGACTTGTTGTTAATAATCAAGTTAAAAAAGTAATTGCTTCTCATATCGGAACAAACCCAGAAACTGGAAGAAGAATGCAAACTGGTGAAATGGAAGTTGAATTAGCACCTCAAGGAACATTGGCTGAAAGAGTAAGAGCTGGTGGAAATGGACTTGGAGGAATCTTAACACCAACAGGAATAGGAACTATTGTTGAAGAAGGAAAAGAAATTATTACAGTAGATGGAAAAAAATATATTTTAGAAAAACCTCTAAGAGCTGATGTAGCACTTTTAAACGGTTCTGTGGTTGATGAATTAGGAAATGTTATTTATGCTAAAACAACTAAAAACTTTAACCCAATGATGGCAACAGCAGCAGATACAGTTATAGTTTTTGCAGAAAAATTAGTAAAAGTGGGAGAAATCGACCCAGATCATGTAATGACATCTAGAATATTCGTAGACTACATAGTTAAATAGGAGAGGTGAAACAAGAAATGGAATTAGATAAAAAATTAGTAAGAGAATATATTGCAAAAAGAGTTGCACAAGAATTTAAAGATGGATATGTAGTAAACTTGGGAATAGGACTTCCTACTTTAGTAGCTAACTATGTACCAGAAGGAATAGAGGTTGTATTTCAATCAGAAAATGGAATTATTGGAGTAGGACCAGCTCCAGAACCTGGAAAAGAAGATAAAGATATAGTAAATGCAGGAGCAGGATTTGTAACTGTTCTTCCAGGAGCACAATTCTTTGATTCTTGTACTTCATTTGGAATCATAAGAGGAGGACATGTAGATGCGACTGTTCTTGGAGCTCTTCAAGTAGATAAAGAAGGAAACCTAGCAAACTGGATGGTTCCTGGAAAAATGGTTCCTGGAATGGGTGGAGCTATGGATCTTGTAGTTGGAGCTAAAGAAGTTATAGTTGCTATGGAGCACACAGCTAAAGGAGCAGTAAAAATCCTTGATAAATGTGATCTTCCATTAACAGCTGCTGGTCAAGTAAACTTGATAATCACTGAAAAAGGTGTTATAAAAGTAACTCCAGAAGGATTACTTCTTATTGAAGTAAGTCCTTATTCTTCAATTGAAGATATAAAAGCATCTACAGGAGCAGAATTAAAAGTTGCTGACGATGTAAAAATTTTATCACTATAATTAAATAAAAATTATTATGAATCTTCCTTTTAAAAATATTTTTAAAAGGAAGATTTTTTTTAAAATAAAAATTTTTGACACACTCAAGTCATAATGAAATGTTAAAATTTAAAAGATTGTTTTAATATTCTTTTGTTCGGAAAAAATCTGAGTAATTATTATAAAAAGATAATACTTTTTTTATTTTATTGTTTGTAAAACTGTAAAAAAATTGTTATAATAAAAAAATAGACATAAGCAGCAATAGTTTTAGGAGGAATAGAGTGAAAAAAGCATCGATTATAACATATGGATGTCAGATGAATGTAAATGAAAGCGCTAAAATAAAAAAAATCTTTCAAAATATAGGATATGAAATAACTGAAAATATAGAGGAATCAGACGCAATTTTTCTTAATACATGCACAGTAAGAGAAGGAGCTGCAACACAAATATATGGGAAATTAGGAGAATTGAAGCATATAAAAGAAAGAAGAGGAAGCATTATAGGAATTACTGGCTGTTTTGCTCAAGAGCAAGGAAAAGAACTTTTAAAAAAATTTCCTCAAATAGATATAATAATGGGAAATCAAAATATAGGGAGAATACCGCAAGCAATAGATGATATAGAGCATAAAACAAATAAACATATAATATATACTGATTGTGAAGATGAATTACCTCCAAGATTAGATGCAGATTTTGATTCTAAAAAAACTGCTTCAATTTCAATAACTTATGGATGTAATAATTTTTGTACATATTGCATTGTTCCATATGTAAGAGGCAGGGAGAGATCAGTACCTTTAGATGAAATTATACATGATGTAAAGCAATATGCAGAAAAAGGGTATAAAGAAATAATACTTTTAGGGCAGAATGTAAATTCTTATGGAAAAGATTTTAAAAATGGAGATAACTTTGCAAAACTTTT
This genomic window contains:
- a CDS encoding 3-oxoacid CoA-transferase, subunit B; amino-acid sequence: MELDKKLVREYIAKRVAQEFKDGYVVNLGIGLPTLVANYVPEGIEVVFQSENGIIGVGPAPEPGKEDKDIVNAGAGFVTVLPGAQFFDSCTSFGIIRGGHVDATVLGALQVDKEGNLANWMVPGKMVPGMGGAMDLVVGAKEVIVAMEHTAKGAVKILDKCDLPLTAAGQVNLIITEKGVIKVTPEGLLLIEVSPYSSIEDIKASTGAELKVADDVKILSL
- a CDS encoding 3-oxoacid CoA-transferase, subunit A encodes the protein MKNKLVSMEEAVSHVKDGMTVFIGGFLGVGTPEKIIDALVAKGVKDLTVIGNDTGFPDKGIGRLVVNNQVKKVIASHIGTNPETGRRMQTGEMEVELAPQGTLAERVRAGGNGLGGILTPTGIGTIVEEGKEIITVDGKKYILEKPLRADVALLNGSVVDELGNVIYAKTTKNFNPMMATAADTVIVFAEKLVKVGEIDPDHVMTSRIFVDYIVK